A region of Cucumis melo cultivar AY chromosome 2, USDA_Cmelo_AY_1.0, whole genome shotgun sequence DNA encodes the following proteins:
- the LOC103492269 gene encoding serine/threonine-protein kinase VPS15: MGNKIARTTQVSDTEFYLHDLPSSYNLVLKEVLARGRFLKSILCKHDEGLVLVKVYFKRGDSIDLKEYERRLSQIKEIFLALPHPHVWPFQIWQETDKAAYVLRQYFFNNLHDRLSTRPFLSVIEKKWLAFQLLLAVKQSHEKGICHGDIKCENVLVTSWNWLYLADFASFKPTYIPYDDPSDFYFYYDSGGRRLGYLAPERFYEHGGELQDAHDAPLRPSMDIFSVGCVIAELFLEGQPLFERQQLISYRRGQYDPSQHLEKIPDAGIRKMILHMIQLEPELRLSAENYLQDYANVVFPNYFSPFLHNFYCCWNPLHSDTRVALCQKVFPKILEQMTSCGSGLTGTEKGSPTNNTSGWSQDMNSKQNEHLTKLESTEKGLPRDQFELLGDVDTLFRDVKQNNYCTGSEQLLEDAATKNITNCVDQSPGELFHSISNAFRKNDHPFLQKITMSNLSSLMSSYDSQSDTFGMPFLPLPEDNMRCEGMVLIASLLCSCIRNVKLPHLRRAAILLLRSSALYIDDEDRLQRVLPYVIAMLSDSAAIVRCAALETLCDILPLVREFPPSDAKIFPEYILPMLSMIPDDPEESVRICYASNIAKLALTAYGFLIHSMSFREAGVLDKLSIPQKPSAPSSETSGQLGKLHGDVQLAQLRKSIAEVVQELVMGPKQTPCIRRALLKDIGNLCCFFGQRQSNDFLLPILPAFLNDRDEQLRAVFYGQIVYVCFFVGERSVEEYLLPYIEQSLKDTAEAVIVNGLDCLAILCKRGFLRKRILLEMIEHAFPLLCYPSQWVRRSAATFIAASSERLGAVDSYVFLAPVIRPFLRRQPTSLASEKALLCCLKPPISREVYYEILEKARSSDMLERQRKIWYSSSPQSVNWDGIDFLKKGMGELNLMKNWPSKPQSSNGQNPADSLFCPPELIDGDEKLRGIKTPVSNVSSKVDINDPVFSEKLQLSGFISPQVSGISSFVLDKTSDGIPLYSFSLDKRDTGFHSVASDSPLELNSLEFDSSSIPWMDPVNKSFNLASSAPAPKLGSGSLCIGSGSKQFYRVVHEPDGRESDQTSYISSKFQEMGSSSTLKGNSSMTEDVTSTNDLTTSPSFTRTSAIPDSGWRPRGVLVAHLQEHHSAVNDIAVSTDHSFFVSASEDSTVKVWDSRKLEKDISFRSRLTYHLEGSRALCATMLRGSAQVVVGSCDGLIHMFSVDYFSKGFGNAAEKYSGLADIKKKDINEGAIITMLNYSTDISQMVMYSTQNCGIHLWDTRTNVNVFTLKSTPEEGYVSSLLAGPCGNWFVSGSSRGVLTLWDLRFLVPVNSWKYSVLCPIERMCLFVHPPNTSVATAARPLIYVSAGCNEVSLWNAENWSCHQILRVASYDNETEMSDLPWALTRPSTKGNPIQDLRRNVNPKYKVDELNEPPPRLPGIRSLLPLPGGDLLTGGTDLRIRRWNHYSPDRTYCVCGPNVKGIGNEDFYETRSSFGVQVVQETRRRPLSTKLTTKAILAAAATDSAGCHRDSILSLASVKLNQRLLLSGSRDGAIKVWK; this comes from the exons ATGGGCAACAAAATTGCAAGAACGACCCAAGTCTCCGACACGGAGTTCTACCTTCATGACCTACCTTCTAGCTATAATTTGGTTCTCAAAGAGGTACTCGCACGAGGACGGTTTTTGAAGTCTATTCTTTGCAAGCACGACGAGGGCTTAGTTCTCGTCAAGGTTTACTTCAAACGAGGTGACTCCATTGATCTCAAAGAGTACGAGCGTCGTCTCTCTCAGATCAAAGAGATTTTCCTTGCCCTTCCTCACCCTCATGTTTGGCCATTCCAG ATTTGGCAAGAAACGGATAAGGCAGCCTATGTGTTGAGGCAGTACTTCTTCAACAATTTACACGATCGATTAAGTACTCGACCTTTCCTCAGTGTCATTGAGAAGAAGTGGTTGGCATTTCag TTACTCCTTGCAGTCAAACAGAGCCATGAGAAAGGAATTTGTCATG GTGACATTAAGTGTGAGAATGTACTTGTTACGTCTTGGAATTGGCTCTACCTTGCTGATTTTGCGTCATTCAAACCAACTTACATTCCTTATGACGACCCTTCGGATTTTTACTTCTACTATGACTCTGGTGGAAGAAGGCTTGGTTATCTAGCACCCGAG AGATTCTATGAGCATGGAGGTGAGTTGCAGGATGCACATGATGCCCCTTTAAGGCCATCTATGGACATATTTTCTGTGGG GTGTGTAATTGCAGAGCTTTTTCTGGAGGGGCAACCATTATTTGAGCGCCAGCAGCTTATTTCTTATCGTAGAGGACAATACGATCCGAGCCAACATCTTGAAAAG ATCCCAGATGCTGGAATCCGCAAAATGATACTTCATATGATCCAGCTGGAACCAGAATTACGTCTTTCTGCTGAAAACTACCTGCAGGATTATGCAAATGTTGTTTTCCCCAACTATTTCTCGCCGTTTCTGCATAACTTCTATTGCTGTTGGAATCCTCTGCATTCTGATACAAGG GTTGCATTGTGCCAGAAAGTTTTTCCCAAGATTCTTGAGCAAATGACAAGTTGTGGCAGTGGGTTGACTGGAACTGAAAAAGGCTCACCCACAAATAACACGAGTGGATGGTCACAAGATATGAATTCAAAACAGAATGAACATCTGACAAAGCTAGAGAGCACAGAGAAAGGACTACCACGTGATCAATTTGAACTTCTTGGTGATGTTGATACACTGTTCAGGGATGTAAAACAGAATAATTATTGTACTGGTTCTGAACAGCTACTGGAGGATGCAGCCACCAAAAATATTACTAACTGTGTAGATCAGTCTCCTGGTGAGCTGTTCCATAGCATCTCCAATGCATTCAGGAAAAATGACCACCCTTTTCTGCAGAAGATTACCATGAGCAATTTGAGTTCATTGATGTCCAGCTATGATAGTCAATCTGATACATTTGGCATGCCTTTCTTACCCTTACCTGAAGATAACATGAGATGTGAAGGCATGGTTCTTATTGCCAGCCTGCTTTGTTCCTGCATACGCAATGTCAAGTTACCACACTTGAGGAGGGCAGCTATACTTTTGCTGAGGTCTTCTGCTTTGTACATTGATGATGAGGATCGCTTGCAACGAGTACTCCCTTATGTTATTGCCATGCTCTCAGATTCTGCAGCAATTGTTCGTTGTGCAGCATTGGAAACTTTATGTGACATTTTGCCTTTAGTACGAGAATTTCCTCCAAGTGATGCTAAAATTTTTCCTGAGTATATCCTTCCAATGCTTTCAATGATTCCTGATGATCCAGAGGAAAGTGTGAGGATTTGTTATGCCAGCAATATTGCCAAGCTGGCACTGACTGCTTATGGATTCTTGATTCATTCCATGAGCTTTAGGGAAGCCGGGGTCCTTGATAAACTAAGCATACCACAGAAGCCATCAGCTCCGAGCAGTGAGACATCTGGACAACTTGGGAAGCTACATGGTGATGTCCAGCTTGCACAACTGAGAAAGTCTATTGCAGAGGTTGTTCAAGAACTTGTTATGGGTCCAAAGCAAACTCCTTGCATACGGAGAGCACTTCTAAAGGACATTGGCAATCTTTGCTGTTTTTTTGGGCAGAGACAGAGTAATGACTTTCTCTTGCCTATCCTTCCTGCATTTTTAAATGATCGAGATGAGCAACTGAGGGCAGTATTCTATGGACAAATAGTGTATGTTTGCTTCTTTGTTGGTGAAAGGAGCGTGGAGGAGTATCTTTTACCGTATATTGAGCAGTCCTTAAAAGATACTGCAGAGGCTGTCATTGTTAATGGACTGGATTGCTTGGCTATTTTGTGTAAAAGAGGTTTCTTGAGGAAGAGGATATTGCTTGAGATGATTGAGCATGCTTTTCCATTGTTATGTTATCCCAGTCAATGGGTAAGAAGGTCAGCCGCTACTTTTATTGCTGCTAGCAGTGAGAGGTTAGGTGCAGTTGATTCCTATGTTTTTCTTGCTCCAGTTATACGGCCCTTCCTTCGTAGACAACCAACTTCCTTAGCTTCTGAGAAAGCCCTACTTTGTTGCTTGAAGCCTCCAATCTCCAGAGAAGTATATTATGAAATTCTTGAAAAAGCCAGGAGCTCAGATATGTTGGAAAGGCAAAGGAAGATTTGGTACAGTTCTTCACCTCAGTCCGTAAATTGGGACGGTATAGATTTTCTCAAGAAAGGAATGGGAGAGTTAAATTTAATGAAGAACTGGCCAAGCAAACCTCAAAGCTCTAATGGCCAAAACCCTGCCGATAGTTTATTCTGCCCCCCAGAGCTAATTGATGGTGATGAAAAGTTGAGAGGGATTAAAACTCCTGTTTCCAATGTGTCAAGCAAAGTTGACATTAATGATCCTGTATTCTCAGAGAAGTTGCAACTCTCAGGTTTTATCTCACCACAAGTTAGTGGCATCAGTAGTTTCGTTCTTGATAAAACGTCAGATGGCATTCCTCTGTACTCCTTTAGTTTGGACAAGCGGGATACAGGATTTCACTCTGTGGCTTCTGATTCTCCATTAGAGTTGAACTCCCTAGAATTTGATTCGTCATCCATACCTTGGATGGACCCTgtaaataaatcatttaatttggcTAGCTCAGCTCCAGCACCTAAACTTGGTTCAGGATCCCTATGCATTGGCAGTGGCTCTAAACAGTTCTATAGAGTGGTTCACGAGCCAGATGGTAGAGAAAGTGATCAGACATCCTATATCAGTAGTAAATTTCAGGAGATGGGATCATCAAGTACACTGAAAGGAAATTCTTCAATGACAGAAGATGTTACCTctacaaatgatttgacaaCATCACCATCTTTTACAAGAACATCAGCAATTCCAGATTCAGGATGGAGACCCCGTGGGGTGCTGGTTGCACACTTGCAGGAGCATCATTCTGCTGTCAATGACATTGCTGTTTCAACTGATCACAGTTTTTTCGTTAGCGCATCTGAAGATTCCACTGTAAAGGTGTGGGATTCGAGAAAGCTGGAGAAAGATATCTCGTTTAGGTCAAGGCTAACTTATCATCTGGAAGGAAGTCGAGCCCTTTGTGCTACTATGCTCCGGGGGTCTGCTCAAGTTGTTGTTGGTTCTTGCGATGGTTTGATTCATATGTTTTCAGTTGATTACTTCTCCAAAGGTTTTGGCAACGCTGCTGAGAAGTATTCAGGCCTTGCTGATATTAAAAAGAAGGACATCAACGAAGGTGCAATTATTACCATGCTGAACTACTCTACTGATATAAGTCAGATGGTTATGTATAGTACGCAGAATTGTGGAATACATTTGTGGGACACTAGAACAAATGTCAACGTTTTTACATTGAAATCAACTCCTGAGGAAGGTTATGTGTCATCTCTTTTGGCTGGCCCTTGTGGAAACTGGTTTGTCTCTGGGTCTTCGAGGGGTGTTCTGACACTTTGGGATCTCAGGTTCCTTGTACCTGTGAACTCGTGGAAATATTCCGTTTTGTGCCCCATTGAAAGGATGTGCCTCTTTGTGCATCCTCCAAACACTTCTGTTGCGACTGCTGCAAGGCCCCTAATTTATGTTTCTGCTGGCTGTAATGAAGTTTCCCTCTGGAATGCGGAGAATTGGAGCTGTCATCAG ATACTGCGGGTGGCAAGTTATGACAATGAAACCGAAATGTCTGACCTACCTTGGGCTCTGACTAGACCATCGACTAAGGGAAATCCTATACAAGATCTAAGACGTAATGTGAATCCAAAGTACAAAGTTGATGAGTTGAATGAACCTCCCCCTCGACTTCCTGGCATTCGCTCATTGCTTCCCTTACCTGGGGGTGATTTGCTGACTGGGGGCACTGACTTAAGAATACGTCGATGGAACCATTACAG TCCGGACAGAACTTACTGTGTCTGTGGACCAAATGTGAAGGGAATTGGAAATGAAGATTTCTATGaaacaagatctagtttcggtGTGCAAGTTGTGCAG GAAACTAGGAGACGACCTCTATCAACAAAATTGACCACAAAGGCCATTCTGGCTGCTGCTGCAACCGATTCAGCTGGTTGCCATCGGGACTCGATTTTGTCCTTGGCCTCAGTGAAGTTGAACCAAAGACTTCTATTATCAGGTAGTAGGGATGGAGCCATTAAAGTTTGGAAGTAA